One Pongo pygmaeus isolate AG05252 chromosome 10, NHGRI_mPonPyg2-v2.0_pri, whole genome shotgun sequence genomic window carries:
- the MYL6B gene encoding myosin light chain 6B isoform X1: MPPKKDVPVKKPAGPSISKPAAKPAAAGAPPAKTKAEPAVPQAPQKTQEPPVDLSKVVIEFNKDQLEEFKEAFELFDRVGDGKILYSQCGDVMRALGQNPTNAEVLKVLGNPKSDELKSRRVDFETFLPMLQAVAKNRGQGTYEDYLEGLRVFDKEGNGKVMGAELRHVLTTLGEAGKGDQNSFRVERGMGWARKKTGQISRASRRITILQVVGRRLRRSELWG; the protein is encoded by the exons ATGCCTCCCAAGAAGGATGTTCCCGTGAAGAAACCAGCAGGGCCCTCCATCTCCAAACCTGCTGCTaagccagcagcagcaggggCTCCTCCAGCCAAGACCAAAGCTGAGCCAGCTGTCCCCCAGGCCCCTCAGAAAACCCAGGAGCCTCCAGTCGATCTCTCCAAAGTGGTG ATCGAGTTTAACAAGGACCAGCTGGAGG AGTTCAAGGAGGCCTTCGAGTTGTTTGACCGAGTGGGGGATGGCAAGATCCTGTACAGCCAGTGTGGGGACGTGATGAGGGCCCTGGGCCAGAACCCCACCAACGCCGAGGTGCTCAAGGTCCTGGGGAACCCCAAGAGTGATG AGCTGAAGTCCCGGCGTGTGGACTTTGAGACTTTCCTGCCCATGCTCCAGGCAGTGGCCAAGAACCGAGGCCAAGGCACATATGAGGACTACTTGGAGGGGCTTCGTGTGTTTGACAAGGAGGGGAACGGCAAAGTCATGGGAGCAGAGCTCAGACATGTTCTCACCACCCTCGGTGAGGCAGGCAAGGGGGACCAGAATTCCTTTAGAGTGGAGAGGGGGATGGGGTGGGCCAGAAAAAAGACTGGCCAGATAAGCAGAGCCAGCAGGAGGATTACTATCCTGCAGGTGGTCGGCAGGAGACTGAGAAGGTCAGAGCTATGGGGGTAG
- the MYL6 gene encoding myosin light polypeptide 6 isoform X1 produces the protein MCDFTEDQTAEFKEAFQLFDRTGDGKILYSQCGDVMRALGQNPTNAEVLKVLGNPKSDEMNVKVLDFEHFLPMLQTVAKNKDQGTYEDYVEGLRVFDKEGNGTVMGAEIRHVLVTLGEKMTEEEVEMLVAGHEDSNGCINYEELVRMVLNG, from the exons ATG TGTGACTTCACCGAAGACCAGACCGCAG AGTTCAAGGAGGCCTTCCAGCTGTTTGACCGAACAGGTGATGGCAAGATCCTGTACAGCCAGTGTGGGGATGTGATGAGGGCCCTGGGCCAGAACCCTACCAACGCCGAGGTGCTCAAGGTCCTGGGGAACCCCAAGAGTGATG AGATGAATGTGAAGGTGCTGGACTTTGAGCACTTTCTGCCCATGCTGCAGACAGTGGCCAAGAACAAGGACCAGGGCACCTATGAGGATTATGTCGAAGGACTTCGGGTGTTTGACAAGGAAGGAAATGGCACCGTCATGGGTGCTGAAATCCGGCATGTTCTTGTCACACTGG GTGAGAAGATGACAGAGGAAGAAGTAGAGATGCTAGTGGCAGGGCACGAGGACAGCAATGGTTGTATCAACTATGAAG agCTCGTCCGCATGGTGCTGAATGGCTGA
- the MYL6B gene encoding myosin light chain 6B isoform X2 has product MPPKKDVPVKKPAGPSISKPAAKPAAAGAPPAKTKAEPAVPQAPQKTQEPPVDLSKVVIEFNKDQLEEFKEAFELFDRVGDGKILYSQCGDVMRALGQNPTNAEVLKVLGNPKSDELKSRRVDFETFLPMLQAVAKNRGQGTYEDYLEGLRVFDKEGNGKVMGAELRHVLTTLGEKMTEEEVETVLAGHEDSNGCINYEAFLKHILSV; this is encoded by the exons ATGCCTCCCAAGAAGGATGTTCCCGTGAAGAAACCAGCAGGGCCCTCCATCTCCAAACCTGCTGCTaagccagcagcagcaggggCTCCTCCAGCCAAGACCAAAGCTGAGCCAGCTGTCCCCCAGGCCCCTCAGAAAACCCAGGAGCCTCCAGTCGATCTCTCCAAAGTGGTG ATCGAGTTTAACAAGGACCAGCTGGAGG AGTTCAAGGAGGCCTTCGAGTTGTTTGACCGAGTGGGGGATGGCAAGATCCTGTACAGCCAGTGTGGGGACGTGATGAGGGCCCTGGGCCAGAACCCCACCAACGCCGAGGTGCTCAAGGTCCTGGGGAACCCCAAGAGTGATG AGCTGAAGTCCCGGCGTGTGGACTTTGAGACTTTCCTGCCCATGCTCCAGGCAGTGGCCAAGAACCGAGGCCAAGGCACATATGAGGACTACTTGGAGGGGCTTCGTGTGTTTGACAAGGAGGGGAACGGCAAAGTCATGGGAGCAGAGCTCAGACATGTTCTCACCACCCTCG GAGAGAAGATGActgaggaggaggtggagactgTTCTGGCAGGACATGAGGACAGCAACGGCTGCATCAACTACGAGG CCTTCTTGAAACACATCCTAAGCGTCTGA
- the MYL6 gene encoding myosin light polypeptide 6 isoform X2, with protein MCDFTEDQTAEFKEAFQLFDRTGDGKILYSQCGDVMRALGQNPTNAEVLKVLGNPKSDEMNVKVLDFEHFLPMLQTVAKNKDQGTYEDYVEGLRVFDKEGNGTVMGAEIRHVLVTLGEKMTEEEVEMLVAGHEDSNGCINYEAFVRHILSG; from the exons ATG TGTGACTTCACCGAAGACCAGACCGCAG AGTTCAAGGAGGCCTTCCAGCTGTTTGACCGAACAGGTGATGGCAAGATCCTGTACAGCCAGTGTGGGGATGTGATGAGGGCCCTGGGCCAGAACCCTACCAACGCCGAGGTGCTCAAGGTCCTGGGGAACCCCAAGAGTGATG AGATGAATGTGAAGGTGCTGGACTTTGAGCACTTTCTGCCCATGCTGCAGACAGTGGCCAAGAACAAGGACCAGGGCACCTATGAGGATTATGTCGAAGGACTTCGGGTGTTTGACAAGGAAGGAAATGGCACCGTCATGGGTGCTGAAATCCGGCATGTTCTTGTCACACTGG GTGAGAAGATGACAGAGGAAGAAGTAGAGATGCTAGTGGCAGGGCACGAGGACAGCAATGGTTGTATCAACTATGAAG CGTTTGTGAGGCATATCCTGTCGGGGTGA